One part of the Candidatus Eisenbacteria bacterium genome encodes these proteins:
- a CDS encoding ABC transporter ATP-binding protein has protein sequence MAGSPASPARRAFAYLVPYRGRLLAGAVALTGANLLSLLQPWVLRHAVDSVARWTPGAGPKLHLSAGAGAALLADAGWILGLAVAGGLCRFAMRYLMITVSRECERDLRADYFAHLLRLSPGYYQKTRVGDLMSRATNDLSAVRMLWGPGVMQGLQTVVTFVVALALMMRIDWKLTLLALIPLPLLSLVMSRVGGVIHDKFEEIQEHLGRMSTRVQENLAGVRVVKAYVRESDEIASFEKLNEDYVRRNMGLIRLIGFFYPLFGLLSGAGGAVVLWFGGHQVIAGKLSIGSFVAFNSYLMMLVWPMMALGWVVNLFQRGTASMGRMAAVMDQEPEFVDREGAPEHPLTGAIRLEKLSFRYSPDAAWALRDVDLEIPAGRTVAIVGPTGSGKSTLLTLLPRLREATEGRVLLDGVDVRDLPLKSLRGAFGWVPQDTFLFSETLRENIRLGGEDHTAEEAADRAHLGQDLESFPKGLETVIGERGITLSGGQKQRTALARAVARRPTILVLDDAFSAVDTSTEEAILRKLVPFMAGRTTLIVSHRVSTVRHADHIVVLDRGRIVEQGHHDELLQMDGLYAGLARRQRLLEELETEA, from the coding sequence TTGGCCGGAAGCCCCGCCTCGCCCGCCCGCCGCGCCTTCGCCTATCTCGTCCCCTACCGGGGCCGCCTGCTCGCGGGGGCCGTGGCGCTGACCGGCGCGAACCTGCTGTCCCTGCTGCAACCCTGGGTCCTGCGCCACGCGGTGGACAGCGTCGCCCGCTGGACTCCGGGGGCCGGACCGAAGCTGCACCTCTCCGCGGGCGCCGGCGCCGCGCTGCTGGCCGACGCGGGCTGGATCCTGGGCCTGGCCGTGGCCGGCGGCCTGTGCCGCTTCGCCATGCGCTACCTCATGATCACCGTCTCCCGCGAGTGCGAGCGCGACCTGCGCGCCGACTACTTCGCGCACCTGCTGCGCCTCTCTCCCGGCTACTACCAGAAGACCCGCGTGGGCGACCTGATGAGCCGCGCCACCAACGACCTGTCCGCGGTGCGCATGCTGTGGGGCCCCGGCGTGATGCAGGGCCTGCAGACGGTGGTGACGTTCGTGGTCGCCCTGGCGCTGATGATGCGCATTGACTGGAAGCTCACGCTGCTGGCGCTGATCCCGCTGCCGCTGCTCTCGCTGGTGATGAGCCGCGTGGGCGGGGTGATCCACGACAAGTTCGAGGAGATCCAGGAGCACCTGGGGCGCATGAGCACGCGGGTGCAGGAGAACCTGGCCGGCGTGCGCGTGGTGAAGGCCTACGTGCGCGAGAGCGACGAGATCGCCTCCTTCGAGAAGCTCAACGAGGACTACGTGCGCCGCAACATGGGCCTGATTCGTCTGATCGGCTTCTTCTACCCGCTCTTCGGACTGCTCTCGGGCGCCGGGGGCGCGGTGGTGCTGTGGTTCGGCGGCCACCAGGTGATCGCGGGCAAGCTCAGCATCGGCTCGTTCGTGGCCTTCAACTCCTACCTCATGATGCTGGTGTGGCCCATGATGGCCCTGGGCTGGGTGGTGAACCTGTTCCAGCGGGGCACCGCCTCCATGGGGCGCATGGCCGCGGTGATGGACCAGGAACCCGAGTTCGTGGACCGCGAGGGCGCCCCGGAGCACCCGCTCACCGGCGCCATCCGGCTGGAGAAGCTCTCCTTCCGCTATTCCCCCGACGCCGCGTGGGCGCTGCGCGACGTTGATCTCGAGATCCCCGCGGGCCGGACCGTGGCCATCGTGGGGCCCACCGGCTCGGGCAAGAGCACGCTGCTGACGCTGCTGCCCAGGCTCCGCGAGGCCACCGAGGGCCGGGTGCTGCTGGACGGGGTGGACGTGCGCGACCTGCCGCTCAAGAGCCTGCGGGGCGCGTTCGGCTGGGTGCCGCAGGATACGTTCCTGTTCTCCGAGACGCTGCGCGAGAACATCCGCCTGGGCGGAGAGGACCACACCGCCGAGGAGGCCGCCGACCGCGCGCACCTGGGCCAGGACCTCGAGTCCTTCCCCAAGGGTCTCGAAACGGTGATCGGCGAGCGCGGCATCACCCTCTCCGGCGGGCAGAAGCAGCGCACCGCGCTGGCCCGCGCGGTGGCCCGGCGCCCGACCATCCTGGTATTGGACGACGCGTTCTCGGCGGTGGACACCAGCACCGAGGAGGCCATCCTGCGCAAGCTGGTGCCATTCATGGCCGGGCGCACCACGCTGATCGTCTCGCACCGCGTGTCCACGGTGCGCCACGCGGACCACATCGTGGTGCTGGACCGCGGCCGGATCGTGGAGCAGGGCCATCACGACGAGCTGCTGCAGATGGACGGACTGTACGCCGGCCTGGCCCGCCGCCAGCGGCTGCTCGAAGAGCTGGAGACCGAGGCGTGA
- a CDS encoding bifunctional homocysteine S-methyltransferase/methylenetetrahydrofolate reductase → MASTFLEQLRARPLLGDGAMGTLLFLRGAPYDACLDELTISRPELVQAVHRDYIAAGAEVLETNTFGANRIKLERHGLGERVVDLNRRAVRLAREAREISGRDVWVAGSVGPLGKASDGPTGLTPARMEGLFREQVEGLLEGGADLLVIETFWDMDQALAAIRAARAACSLPLVAQMTFTEELTTLRDMTPEDVARLLEDAGADVIGANCSVGPHGILEVLERMASVTQLPLSAQPNAGLPRIMDGRVVYIASPDYFAEYAVRFVEAGARLIGGCCGTTPAHVAAMRRTLDEKHPEARRGHPAVTVVEAAPEPEAGEPTAGESFADKLGRHFVVSVELDPPRGLNPARLIQAAHLMREEGVDAVNIADSPMARVRMSALALAYLIQSRVGIETILHFTCRDRNLMGLQSDLIGAHAAGIRNILALTGDPPSVGDYAQATAVFDVDSVGLLGIIRRMNDGFDVNGTSIGSKARFRLGCAVNPACEDLDGEIVRFRRKMDAGAEFAMTQPLYQLSDWLRFRDRLGEVRIPILMGVLPLHSSRHAEFLHHEVPGISVPDSVRARMGAAGADGLAEGARLATSLLLEARGALDGVYLMPSFGRYEQIVDVVRAARQGAA, encoded by the coding sequence TACGACGCCTGCCTCGACGAGCTCACCATTTCCCGCCCGGAGCTGGTGCAGGCCGTGCACCGCGACTACATCGCGGCCGGCGCGGAGGTGCTGGAGACCAACACCTTTGGCGCCAACCGGATCAAGCTGGAACGTCACGGGCTGGGCGAGCGCGTGGTGGACCTCAACCGCCGGGCCGTGAGGCTGGCGCGCGAGGCCCGCGAGATCTCCGGACGCGACGTGTGGGTGGCCGGCTCGGTGGGCCCCCTCGGGAAGGCCTCCGACGGGCCCACGGGGCTCACCCCCGCGCGCATGGAGGGTCTGTTCCGCGAGCAGGTCGAAGGCCTGCTGGAGGGCGGCGCCGACCTGCTGGTAATCGAGACCTTCTGGGACATGGACCAGGCCCTGGCGGCCATCCGCGCCGCGCGCGCGGCGTGTTCGCTGCCGCTGGTGGCGCAGATGACCTTCACCGAGGAACTCACCACGCTGCGCGACATGACCCCCGAGGACGTGGCGCGCCTGCTGGAGGATGCCGGCGCGGACGTGATCGGCGCCAACTGCTCGGTGGGCCCGCACGGCATCCTGGAAGTGCTGGAGCGGATGGCCTCGGTCACGCAGCTGCCGCTCTCGGCCCAGCCCAACGCCGGCCTGCCGCGCATCATGGACGGACGCGTGGTCTACATCGCCAGCCCGGACTACTTCGCCGAGTACGCGGTGCGTTTCGTGGAAGCCGGAGCGCGCCTGATCGGCGGCTGTTGCGGCACCACCCCCGCGCACGTGGCGGCCATGCGCCGCACTCTCGACGAGAAGCACCCCGAGGCACGCCGCGGGCACCCCGCGGTGACCGTGGTGGAGGCCGCGCCCGAGCCCGAGGCCGGCGAGCCCACCGCCGGGGAGAGCTTCGCGGACAAGCTGGGCCGGCACTTCGTGGTCAGCGTGGAACTGGATCCCCCGCGCGGGCTCAACCCCGCCCGGCTGATCCAGGCGGCCCACCTGATGCGCGAGGAGGGCGTGGACGCGGTGAACATCGCCGACAGCCCGATGGCGCGGGTGCGCATGAGCGCGCTGGCGCTGGCCTACCTGATCCAGTCGCGCGTCGGGATCGAGACCATCCTGCACTTCACCTGCCGCGACCGGAACCTCATGGGGTTGCAGAGCGACCTGATCGGCGCGCACGCCGCGGGCATCCGCAACATCCTGGCCCTGACCGGGGACCCGCCCTCGGTGGGCGACTACGCGCAGGCCACCGCGGTCTTCGACGTGGACTCGGTGGGCCTGCTCGGGATCATCCGCCGGATGAACGACGGCTTCGACGTCAACGGCACCTCCATCGGCTCGAAGGCGCGTTTCCGGCTGGGCTGCGCGGTGAATCCCGCCTGCGAGGACCTGGACGGCGAGATCGTGCGCTTCCGCCGCAAGATGGACGCCGGCGCCGAGTTCGCCATGACCCAGCCGCTCTACCAGCTCTCCGACTGGCTGCGCTTCCGGGACCGCCTGGGCGAGGTCCGGATCCCGATCCTGATGGGGGTGCTGCCGCTGCACAGCTCGCGGCATGCCGAGTTCCTGCACCACGAGGTGCCGGGCATCTCGGTCCCGGATTCCGTGCGCGCACGCATGGGCGCCGCCGGCGCCGACGGGCTGGCCGAGGGGGCGCGGCTGGCGACATCCCTGCTGCTGGAGGCCCGCGGCGCCCTCGACGGCGTGTACCTCATGCCCTCCTTCGGTCGCTACGAGCAGATCGTGGACGTGGTGCGGGCCGCGCGCCAGGGAGCGGCCTAG